GGAACTGGGCGTGGAAGGGGCCTCGGCGCTGGGGATCCCTCCTGGCCGCTATGTCCTGCTGACGGTCTCCGACACGGGAAGCGGAATGGAGGACAAGGTCAAAACGCGCATCTTCGAGCCCTTCTTCACCACCAAGCCCAAGGGAAAGGGAACGGGTCTGGGTCTTTCCACCGTTTATGGGATCGTCCAACAATCCAAAGGGGGCATCCTTTTGGAAAGCGCCCTGGGGAAGGGTACGACCTTCCGCATCTTCCTGCCCTGTGACCTTTCCGGGAAGGGAACCGACGAGGCGGCCGCCCCCGCCCCGGGAGCGGCCCGGGGCCAGGGAACCATCCTTTTGGTGGAGGACGAAACGGCCCTGCTCCAGGCGACCCGCCGGGCCCTGGAATCGGCCGGTTATCGGGTGCTGACCGCGCCCAATGGGGAAAGGGCCATCCGGATCAGCGAGGAATTCCCGGGGGTCATCGATCTTTTGCTCACCGATGTGGTCATGCCGGGGAAGGACGGGGTGACGGCGGGCCGGGAGATCGTCGCGAAAAGGCCGGGCCTCTCCATCCTTTATATGTCGGGTTATTCGGACCAGAACGGCGCCCGGCGGGAGGTGTTGGAACCGGGCCATCATTTCATCGGAAAACCCTTCACCCTCCAGGCCCTGACCTCGAAGGTCCAGGAGGCCCTGGCGAAGGGGACCCCGGCCGTTCCGGGATCCCCGGGGCGCTAGCGGGCCATCCACGGGAGGTGGAAAATGATGGCGAACGGAACGGAAGCGGCGAAAGGGTACCGGGTCTTCATCGTCGATGATGATCCTGTGTTCCTGTCCCTTTATACCCGGGTCCTGCGGAAGAACGGTCATTTCACCTATCCGGCGGAATGCGCCCAGGACGCTTTGCAGATCATCGAGCGCGGCTTGACCAAGATCGACCTCATCATCACCGATGTGAACATGCCCGGATTGAGCGGGCTGGAATTCCACCAAAAGGTCAAGGAGCGGCGGCCCGAGCTGGCGGACCGGATGATCTTCATCACCGGCGACCCGGAGAGCGACCGGGTCGTCGAATTCACCCGGGGCCTGCCCAATTGGGTCCTGGGAAAACCCTTCCTCACCTCGGACCTATTGCAGGCCATCGAGAGTTTGAGGATACCCCCGCCTTCCGAGGGGTTTTAAGCCCCCGGCCGCACGGATCACTTGTGGGTTGAGTGACAAAACCTTAATATCCTCCAACGAAATAAGGCGAATGCTCCCGGAGACTATGTGGAACTGGAACGGGTCTTAAAACAACTCAAGGAAAAAGGGCACAAGCTGACGCCCCAGCGGCAAGGCATCTTGAGGATCCTGATGGCGTCCAAGGTCCCCATGACCGCCCTGGAAGTCCGCCAAAAGGTCCAAAAAGATCATCCCCGGGTGAGCTTGAACACGGTCTACCTGAACCTGCTGATGCTCACCAAGATGGGTTTGGTGATCCAAACCCATCTCCAAAACCGGACGGCCTCGAGGTTCGAGTACCAGGCGGAAGGAAGCCACCACCATCACGCCATTTGTCTTTCCTGCGGCAAGAGCCTTTGTCTGGACCATGTGCCGGAGCCCAAGGCCGGGAAACCCGGGGAGGACCCGGGTTTCCGGATCCTGGGGCACACCCTGGAATTCTACGGTTACTGCAGTTCCTGCCAAAAGGCCTCTTAACCCCTCCTTCAAGCATTCCCCCTTCCGGACCTTTGATCTGTAATTAGTAATAAAACTATTTACGGATCGGCAGAGCTTGGGTATATTTTCCCCCGCAATTAGTAAAATTATTAATAGAGTTCCGGCTTGTTCCCCGCCGAACGGATCAAGCGGCATCAACCAACTTGGAGGGCGATGGCATGGCTTTTGGGAATCATAAACGCAAACGATCCGTTCCGGGAAATGACGGAAAGGCGGTCGGCGCCGTTCGGGACGGCTTTTGTTGCGGGGGAAAGTGTGAAGACCGCAAACCTTCAGCGGATGTGGAACGGAAGGACATGCGCACTTTGGCCCCGGGCCAAAAGGACCATCCGGAAGAAGGTCATGGATCCAATTAGGATCAAGAGCGGGATCGTACCCATTGATTCCTTGGATCTGTACATCGAGAGGTTCCTGGGAACGAAGGCCATGGGACGGGTCCCCGAATGGGTGGGAAAGGCCTTCGGGTTGGAGAGGGGGGCCTTGGTGCAGGTCAACGCGATCGAGGCTTGCCCCAAGTGCGGATCGTCGCTGGGAACGGAGATCCTGATCATCCGGGAGCAAGGGATCGAGCGGTACCGGATCCCCAAGCCGCCCCACAAGCTGGTCTTGAGGGACTTGCGCAAGGCCTGCGGAATAGAAACGGGGCACAAGCCGGTACCCAAATGCTAAGGAGGACACATGCAATTGATGACTGAAAAACTCAAAGGGACCTTTTGGGACGGATTGGGGACCACGCTCTCCATGGCCTGCGCCGTCCATTGCGCCCTGTTGCCCTTCGTGTTGACGCTCTTGCCCCTGGCGGGCATGGCGTTCCTCAAGGACGAACGGTTCGAAACGGGCATGATCGTGACCAGCCTGTCCGTGGCCGCTTTTGCCCTGAGCCGGGGCTTCGGCTGGCATCGCGATCGGCGTGTCCCCGCCTTGGGCCTGCTGGGGGCCGTGATCTGGGGGTGCGGACACTTCTTCCTTGAACAACCCTGGGAAGGATGGGCCATGGGTCTGGGTGGATGTCACTTCGCGGCGGCCCATTGGCTGAACTTGCGTTTGTGCAGGCACTGCGATGCCTGTCAAGACGGGGAAGTGAATAAAAGTCTCCAGGCTCAAAATTCGGCGGAAGGAT
This genomic stretch from bacterium harbors:
- a CDS encoding MerC domain-containing protein → MQLMTEKLKGTFWDGLGTTLSMACAVHCALLPFVLTLLPLAGMAFLKDERFETGMIVTSLSVAAFALSRGFGWHRDRRVPALGLLGAVIWGCGHFFLEQPWEGWAMGLGGCHFAAAHWLNLRLCRHCDACQDGEVNKSLQAQNSAEG
- a CDS encoding response regulator; its protein translation is MANGTEAAKGYRVFIVDDDPVFLSLYTRVLRKNGHFTYPAECAQDALQIIERGLTKIDLIITDVNMPGLSGLEFHQKVKERRPELADRMIFITGDPESDRVVEFTRGLPNWVLGKPFLTSDLLQAIESLRIPPPSEGF
- a CDS encoding Fur family transcriptional regulator gives rise to the protein MELERVLKQLKEKGHKLTPQRQGILRILMASKVPMTALEVRQKVQKDHPRVSLNTVYLNLLMLTKMGLVIQTHLQNRTASRFEYQAEGSHHHHAICLSCGKSLCLDHVPEPKAGKPGEDPGFRILGHTLEFYGYCSSCQKAS